The Tepidisphaeraceae bacterium sequence CATGGACACGCTGATCATCGGCGCCGGTGGGCATGGCAAGGTCGTTCTGGACATCCTGCGCGCCGCAGGGCTTCATCGGCCGGTGGGGTTTATCGATGCCGATCCGTCGCTGGCGGGAACGACCATTGGTGGGCTGCCGGTGCTGGGGGCGCCCAACCTGCTGCCAAAACTACGGCAGCAGAAGATTCGCGGCGCGATCGTGGCGATCGGGGACAACGCCGTGCGCGCATCCTACGCGGCCCGGTTGCTGGAACATGGGTTTGAGTTGATCAACGCGATCCACCCGGCCGCCGTGGTGTCGAGCAGCGCAACGGTCGGCCGGAACGTCGTGATCGCTGCGGGCGCGGTGGTATGCGCCGAGGCGACGTTGGCGGATTCGGTCATCGTCAACACGTCGGCGACCATCGACCACGAGTGCCAGGTGGCCGCCGGGTCGCACATCTGCCCGATGGCGGCGCTGGCGGGCCGGGTGCGCGTGGAGGCGGGCGCATTCGTCGGCATGGGCGCGAAGGTCATCCAGTGCCGTACGATCGGCATGCGCGCAATCGTGGGAGCCGGCGCGGTGGTCATCAGCGACGTGCCCGCGGGCGCGACCGTGGTCGGCGTGCCCGCCCGCGTGATCAAGACGATCGCTACAACCGGTTTTGCCGCGTGAACCGGCGCACATAGCCACCGGCTTGCCGGTGGTCTTCTCTGCTCTTAGGGGAACACAAAGAACACCCGCAAGCCGGTGGCTATGTGAGAATTCCCGCAAAGTCCCAGTTCTCCCGATCCGATAACGCTAATTGCCCGCGGCTAATTCGTGGCGTAAGATTGACTTAGCGGAACGACGACGGAGACGACTGTGACCTTGCTGACCTCAGAATCCGAAATCATCGCCCAGATCGAGCGCCTGGAGATGCACGCGCGCGACCTTCGGCGGCGCATCGAACACGTGCGCAACGAGGCCGACAAGCGCGTCCTGAACCGCCAACTGCAGGACATGGACGACGAGATCAAACGCCTGCGCCACCGCCTGCGGTAGCCCCTCGATTCGATACATTCTGATTCACACGTACCACGGGCGGCTCGCCCGTGTTTTTGTTTGTACCGTTCGCCGGCGGTATCACGTCCCGTATCGGTACGCGTAGATGTCCCGCAATCCCAGGTATAGCAAGTACCATCCCAGTACGAACGTGCCGATGTAGACGATGTTGGAAAACAGCCGGTCACTGATGCGCCGATTCAGCAGGTAGCCGATGGCCCCGCCCAGCAGGACCAGCGGCACGAATCTCACCGTCATCGACAGCGGCGCCGCGGTGAACTGCCCGGCCAACACGTAGGCGGATAGCTTGATCGTGTTCAACAGGAAAAAGTAGACCGCGCACGTGCCGACGAACGTCTGCCGAGGTGGCTTTTGCGGCAGCAGGTAGAGCGCGATGATCGGCCCCGCCCCGTGCGCCAGCGTGCTGCTGATGCCGGCGAACGCGCCGGTCAAATGGTTGTGCCACGGCTTGGGCACGTACACCGTCTCGCGGTCGCTCGTGAGCTGGCGGTACCAGTGCAGGCTGACGAGCAGGATCGATTCGAACCCGATATCGAGGTTGATCAGTGCCGCCGCCAGCGCCTTGTGCTGGTGGGCGAGGTAGAGGAACCATCCCCCCACCGCCACCCCGACAATGGTGGCCGGCAGCAGTTTTCGTACGAGGATCAGGCTGACGTGCTTCCGCTGTTGCGTGAGGGCGATGATGTCGCCGACGATCAGCAACGGCAGCATCAGGCCGAGCGTGGCCTCCGGGCCGAGGCCGGCCACGTCTTTGGTCGCCAGGGCCAGCGCCATGATCGGCACGACGATCAGCCCCAACCCGCTGCCGAAGCCGCTCTTGGTGATGCCGATCATCGCAGCGGCGATGCAGACGAGGAGCAGGCCGAGGGTCATGGGAGCTCAGAAATCAGAATGACCAAGTCCCAATGACCAACGAAGGACCGAGGACCAAATCCCAAGGCGGTCGCGTCGCGGCGTTGCGCTGCGCAGACTGTCATCCCGAAGGGAGCCTAAGGTGACCTGAGGGATCTCCCACGGCCGGCGGCGCTAGGCAGTTCGAGATCCCTCAGGTCGCTAAGGCTCCCATCGGGATGACAATTGACGCGAACCGGCCGTGCCGCGTGGGCAGGCGTTACCCTGTGATTACCAGTCCAACGTCCCCCGCCACGCCTTGGTCAGTTCCGCGACCGACACGTCCAGCCCATTACCCGCCTTCAACGTCGCATCGCTCGTCACCTTGCCCAGTGGCGTGATCGCCACGTCAGCGGTGGCAAAATGTTCCAGCAGCGCTGCGTTCGAGTCGGGCGACGCTTCAACCACGTACTGGCCGAGCCCCTCAGCGAATGGGTTGTTCCCCATCGCCTCAGGGCGAACGCTGGCCCCAAGGCCCGACGCAATCGCCATCTCGGCCACCGCGGTCAGCACGCCACCGTCGCTCACGTCGTGCACGGCCGCGAAGTAACCCTTGGCGTTGGCGGCCGCCACGGTGCGGTGCAGGTGGGCCAAATCGGCCAGCTGGGCGTTGGCCTTCGGGGCGATCAGCATCAGCGTCGCGTCGGCCGACTTCAGGTCCATCGTGACGGCGTTGCGCACGTCGTCGACGATGCCGATCGCGCTGATCAGCAGCGTGTTGGGGATGCGCAGCACCTCGCCGGTCTCGCTGTTGGTGAACTGGTTGTGCAAACTGTCCTTGCCGCTGATGAACGGGATGCCGTAGGCCAGTGCCGCATCGCGACACGCCTCGCAGGCGGCCACGAGCGTGCCCATGGTCTTCTCGTCGTCGACGCTGGGCCAGCAGAAGTTATCGAGGATCGCGGTGCGGTTCGGATCGGCTCCAACGCAGACGACGTTGCGCACGGCCTCGTCGATCGCAGCGATCGCCATTTGGTACGGGTCTTGAACGGCCGGCGCCATGCCGTTGCCGATCGCCACGCCCTTCATGCTCTCCAGCTTCGGCCGAACGACCGCGGCATCGCTGGGGCCGATCTGCTGCGGGCCGATGAGCGGCTTGATCGCGCTGCCGCCCTGCACTTCGTGGTCGTACTGGCGGATGACCCAGTGCTTCGACGCGACGTTGGGGTGGGCAAGCGTACCGAGGAGCTTCGCTTTAACCGTGGCATGGGCGTCTCGCCCATGCATATCAGCAGGAGAAGAAGTTTTATTTTTGGCTGCCGCTTCGGCCGAGTTGTCGCCACCAATTGTGTTGCTCGACTTCACCGCGAGCATGGGCGAGACGCCCATGCCACGGCGCAAGACCGTCGCCTTGCGCGTGGGCATGGGGATACCGTCGTGGAGGAAGGCCATGGCGATGCGGGCGACCTCGTTGCCGTTGTAGTCCAGGATCAATTGCCGGTCGTCGGTGCCGAAGGTGCCGATGACGGTCGTCTCGACGTCCTCCAGCGCGCTGATCTCCAGCAGTTCCTTCACGTGCTCCTGCGGCACACTCAGCACCATGCGCTCCTGCGCCTCGCTGATCCAGATCTCGTCGTACCGCAGACCGGCGTACTTCAACGGCACCTTGCCCAGCTCGACGAACGCGCCGGTCTTCTCGCCCATCTCGCCGATGGCGCTCGATAGCCCACCCGCGCCGCAATCGGTGATGCCGCTGAACAGCCCGCGGTCGCGGGCCTGCAAAATCACGTCGGCCATCTTCTTCTGCGTGATCGCGTTGCCGATCTGCACGGCGTGCGAGAACTCATCCGCGTGCGTGTCGGTCAGCTCGGCCGACGAGAACGTGGCGCCGTGGATGCCGTCGCGGCCCGTGCGCCCACCCATCACGACGATCGCATCGCCCGCCCGGGCGGCCTTCGTGATCTTGTCGCGGGGAATCAGCCCCACGCAGCCGCAGAAGACCAGCGGATTGCCGAGATAGCGGTCGTCGAAGTAGAGCGCGCCGTTCACGGTCGGAATGCCCATCCGGTTGCCGTAATCGCGCACGCCCGCGACGATCTGCTGCAGCACGCGCTTCGGGTGAATCACGCCCTTGGGCAGCGTTGCGATTTGCGACCGGCGATTGGCGGTTGAAGAGGCGGCGTCGGGGTAGGCCACGCAGAAAACATCGGTGTTGGCCACTGGCTTGGCGGCCAGGCCGGTGCCCATGATGTCGCGAATGCAGCCACCAATGCCGGTGGCGCTGCCGCCGTAGGGTTCAATGGCGCTGGGATGGTTGTGCGTTTCGACCTTAAAACAGACGGCGTCCTTATCGTCGAACGCGATCACGCCGGCGTTGTCTTTGAACACGCTCAGGCAGAAGGGGTTCTTTTCCTTGCCAATCAGCTCCTGCGTGCTGTTAAAGATCGTTTCCTTGATCAGGTTGCCGTACCGCCGGCTGCCGACGGGCTTGCCCGATTCGTCGACCTCGGTCACGTCGACGGCGCTCTTGAGCGTCTTGTGGACGCAGTGCTCGCTCCACGTCTGGGCGACGGTTTCCAGCTCGGCGTCGGTCGGCTCGCGGTTCTGTTTGCGGAAGTAGTCCTGAACGGCCTTCATTTCCGTCAGCGAGAGGAACAAGTGCCCCTCACGGCTGAGCTTGGTCAGACCTTCATCGGTCAGCTCGCGGATGTTCACGTGCTGCAGCTTGAACGTGTAGTCGTGGCCCTTCTCGAATCTTTCAGGAACGTAGGCGTCGAAGTGGACGCTCTCGATGACGCCGTTGGCCAGCACGCGGGAGGCAATGTGGTTCAGCTGGGCCTTGTCCACCTTACCGTCGATCACGTAGGCCCGGCCGGTGCGCACGGCCACCTGGCCCACGCCCATGTCGCGCAGCGCGCGCTCGGTGGACGAGGCGACCGGGTCCATCACGCCGGGCTTTAAGTGGATCTCGATGCGGCTCTTAGCGGCGTCGTGACCGTTGGAGGTGGTCATCACGTCCGCCGACTCCACCACCGGATCGGCCAGCAGGTTGGACGCGGCCCTGGCGACGGTGTCGCGGTCGGCGTCGGTGTCGATCAGGAAGATGCGCGAGGTGTCGATCGAGCCGACCTCGGCCCCAAACTCACGAATTTGCTGGCGGATGGACTCGCCCACAGGGTCCAACGCGGCCTGGCCCCCACGGGCCGCTGGGGTGGTGCGGACGTCGATGCGGTAGATCATGCGCCGATTGTAGCGACGTGCATGACGAAGGGTAGAGGAGCGCGGAGTGCGGAGTGCGGAGTGCGGAGTGCGGAGTGCGGAAAAATGCTATGCCGCCAACGGTGTCATCCCGATGGGAGCCTTGGCGACCTGAGGGATCTCGATCGACGGACGGTTCTCGGCCGTGGGAGATCCCTCAGGTCGGCAAGCCTCCCATCGGGATGACACGTTGCTGATTAACGCAGGAGTTTCGTCCGCCAGCCTTTCGGCTCCGCAGTGGATGCCAAATGGTGCCAGCGGGCATGCGCTGCATGTCACCCACCTTCCACCGCCCCGCCTCGCGCCCACACCCGCTTTCGTCAGAAAAACCCCTTGTTCGATCTCCCTCGTCGGGTTAGTACCCGTTCTATGTTCTCCATTCTGGCCCAAGCCGACCCGACCGCTCCCCCCGCCGCCGACCCCGTCGCCGCAACGCCGGCACAGCAGGTGACGGATTCGCCCGAGTTTGGCAAGCTGCTCGAGCGGCTCGACCTCGATACGACGATCACCGATACCCCCTGGACCGGCTGGATGATCCTGCTGATCGCGATCTTCCTCGGCCTGCTGATCGGCAAGGTGCTGCACTTGGCGGCCCGTGGGCTGGCCAAGCGAAGCGAGAACCGCGGCTGGCAGTTGTACGGCACCATCTTTGCCTCGGCGGCGGGGCCGGTTTACCTGTGGGTGCTGGCGGCGGCGCTGGCGATCGGGCTGGCGCCGGTCTCCCTGTCCGACCCCGTCCGCGACTTTGCCAAAGGGGTGCTGAAACTGCTGATCATCATCGCGATCGGCTGGTTCCTGTTCGAGGTCGTCGCCGTCGTCGACCTCGTCCTGCGCAGGTTCATCCGCCATGGGGGCTCGGCGCTGGAGACGCAGATCGTCCCGCTCGTCCGCAAGACGCTGCGGCTGTTCCTGGTCGTCATCTTCATCCTGTTCACGGCCCAAAACGTCTTCGGGGCCGACATCGGCGCCTGGCTCGCCGGCCTGGGCATCGCCGGTTTGGCGGTCTCGCTGGCTGCGCAAGATTCCATTAAGAACCTGTTCGGTTCGCTGACGATCTTCCTCGATAAGCCCTTCGCGGTCGGCGAGCGCATCGTCTTCGACGGGCACGACGGCAACGTGGAGGAGATCGGCTTCCGCAGCACGAAGGTGCGCACGCTGCAGGGGGAGTTCGTAACCATCCCCAACGCCCGCATGGTCGACGCCAGCGTGAAGAACATCGGCCGTCGGCCGTTCATCCAGCGCATCGCGATCATCAACCTGACCTACGACACCCCGCCCGAAAAGATGCAGCTGGCTTTGTCGATCGTGCGCGAGATCGTGACGCTGCCCGAGATCGCCAAGGGGTTCAACCTCGAGAAGAACCCGCCGCGCGCCTACTTCGATGAATTGGCGTCGGCGAGCCTGAACCTGAAGGTCTACCTCTGGTACTTCCCCGGCAGCGACTGGTGGGGCTACAGCGAAATGCTTCAGCAGTTCAACTTTGAGGTTTTGCGGCGGTTCAACGAAGCCGGGTTGGAATTCGCCTTCCCGACGCAAACCCTCTACCTCGCGGGTGACCCGAATCGACCGTTGAATGTGGGTGTGGAGCGATCGCAGGCGGAGCAATAAGCAGGCAAGGCGGGCGGAGTCCGGTCCCTCTCCCGGTACGCCGGGAGAGGCTAGGTGAGGGTGATTTCGACCCGTCGAGAACCGTCAGCAGCTCAAAATCACCCTCACCTAGCCTCTCCCATGAGTACATGGGAGAGGGACCGGAGCAGCCCCTTCGCGGCCGCCTTCGCGCCATCGGGCCTTCGCGTTCTCTTCCAAACCACCCTCACGCCATTTTTTCGATCCTCGTCTGGTCGTCCGGCGATATTTGCCGTATCCTTAAGAGAATCAACCACCGGCGGGTCATGCCGACCGCCAGACGCGGAATATGCTCGACAGGATGAATGAGATGAGTGCCCCGCTCGTACCGGACGACGCCCCGTTCAACGAAGCCCAGCGTGCCTGGCTCAACGGTTTCCTCACCGCGGTTTTGGCCGCGCGTGGTCCTGCTGTAGCCGCCCCCAGCGCGGTGGCGCAACCGGCCGAGTCGTCCAACGGTGCCAGATCGTCCACCCCCAGCGTTGCCGCCACCCCTGCCGCGGCGCCCGTGGTTCAGGCCCCCGCCGCCAGTGCGGAAACGCAACTCGAGTCGCAATCGGGCGCCGTCGCCGTTGCTGACGATGAAGACGAGGCCGACAGCGGCGACTTCCCGTGGCACGATCCTGCTCTGGAGATGGACGACCGCATGTCGCTGGCTGAGGGTCGCAAGCCCGAACGCCAGTTGATGGCGGCCATGGCGCAGTTGGATTGCGGCTCGTGCGGCTATCTCTGCCAGACCTACGCCGAGGCGATCGCTTCCGGTGTCGACAGCGACATCACCAAGTGCTCGCCCGGTGGCCGCGAGACGACCAAGAAGCTGAAGGAGCTCGTCACCACGTTGCGCATCGGTGAGACCACCGTCAGCGTCGCCGGTCGGTCGGCCGAGCGGTCGGACGTGGCGGTGAACACCGAGTTCAACGATGGTTCGTACAACGCCCGCCTGCTGCGCACCCTTCGCCTGAACGGCGAGGGTTCGGAAAAAGACGTACGTCACATCGAAATCGACCTCCGTAGCACGCCGCTCACCTACAAGGTGGGCGATGCGCTGGGCGTGACGCCCGAGAACTGCTCGGACGCCGTCAGCGATGTGCTGGACGTGCTGGGCGCCACCGGCGCCGAGGACGTGCCGGCCCACAACGGTGGCAGCCTGACCACCAGCCTGCGCGAGGCGCTGCTGCACCAGCGGATGATCTCGAAGATGACCCCCGACCTGATCGAGTTCCTCGCCGACGTTGCGACGAACCCACAGGACGCCGGGCGGCTGCTGAACATGCTGGTCGACGAGACCGGCGCCCCGCTGGAAGGCGTGGAGCTGATCGACATCCTGCAGCAGAACCCCTCGGCCCGGCCCAGCCCGGCCGAGCTGGTCGACAACCTGCCGTTGCTTCGCCCACGGCTGTACTCGATCTCGTCGTCGCCGTTGGCCCATCCGGGTCAGGTGCATTTGACGGTGGGCGTGGTGCGCTTCAAGAACCGCCACGAGCGGCAGTGCAAGGGCGTAGCCTCGTCGTTCCTCGCCGAGCGCGTGCGGCCGGGCCAGAAGATCCGCGTGCACGTCCACGCCAGCCTGAAGTTCGGGCTGCCGCCGGACCTGGAGCGCGACATTATCATGGTGGGCCCCGGCACGGGCATCGCGCCGTTCCGGGCGTTCCTGGAAGAGCGCAAGGTGTTGAACGCCCCTGGCCGCAACTGGCTGTTCTTCGGCGATCAGCGGGAACAGACCGACTTTCTGTACAAGGACGAGCTGCTGGCGTTCCAGAGCGACGGCGTGCTGAGCCGCCTCGACACCGCCTTCAGCCGTGACACCGCCAAGAAGGTCTACGTGCAGCACCGCATGCGCGAGAACGCCGCGGAGCTGTGGAACTGGCTGGAGAGCGGCGCCAGCTTCTACGTCTGCGGCGACGCGAAGCGGATGGCGAAGGACGTCGATTTGGCGCTAAAGCAGATCGTCGCCGAGCAAGGCAAGATGCCCAAGGCCGACGCCGAGGCGTACGTCGCCCAGATGACCAAGGACGGCCGGTACCAGCGCGACGTGTACTAGACGCGGCAACCGCTGTGTCCGCTCCGACCGTAGCATGGGCGTCTCGCCCATGCTCTCGATGGGGCCAGAAGATATTGTTTGAGTCCGGGCCGCTTGGTCGAAGCGGTCTGCCACTAATCGTGACGCTGGTTCTATCTACAGGCATGGGCGAGACGCCCATGCTACGGTGAAGGCAAACGCGTCCGTATCTTTCAGTTTCCCTCAGGATGCCCGACTCACTCCTCCAAGCCAACATCGTCGCGCTGATCGACTCGCTGCGAGCGACGAAGTCCCTCGCGCCGCAACTGGCCATCGCCGCGGAGATGATCTGCGAAGCCCTGAAGGACGGCAAAAAACTGCTGACTTGCGGCAACGGGGGCAGCGCTGCCGACGCGATGCACATGGCGACCGAGTTCGTCTGCCGGTATGTAGACGACCGCCGGGCCTATCCCGCGATCTCCCTGAACGCCAGTGGCAGCGATCTGACCGCCATTGGCAACGACTACGCGTTTGAAGAGATCTTCGCCCGCGGCGTCTCGGCGTTCGGCCTGCCGGGCGACGTGCTGGTCGTCTTCACGACCAGCGGCAAGAGCCGCAACATCGAGAAGGCCATGGCCGTCGCGAAAGAACGCGGCCTGCAAACCATCGCCTTCCTTGGCCGCGACGGTGGCACCGCCAAGGGCCAGGCCGATGTGGAACTGCTGGTCCCCGGCACCCTGTCGGCCCGCATTCAAGAGGTCCACAAGCTGTTGCTGCACACGCTGTGCGAGTTGGTAGAGCGGGAACTGCCGAAGGACTAGATAGTCAAACCCCTGCCGGCCAGCAACCGATGTCATCCCGAAGGGAGCGGTAGCGACCTGAGGGATCTCGACCGACTGACGGTGCGGCCGCGGGAGATCCCTCAGGTCGCTACCGCTCCCCTCGGGATGACAAATAAATCTGTTCACGCGGTTCCTGCTTCCATCAAATTCCGTGAAACGTTTTGCCGCGCCACGGATGAAGCGTAAGATAGGTAGAGACGCAACCCTTCCACCCATGACCTTCCCGGCCAGCAAAATCATCTCGACGCTCGTCGCCAGCTGGATGCTGGTCGGGTGCCTGTTGTGCTCGTGCGTCAACGCCGCCATCGCGGCCGCGGCGGACGTGCCGGTGGCCGTGCCTTCAGGGGTGGTGGGTGAGATGGGTGACGACCACGCCTGCTGCCCCACGCAGAAGCCGGTCGAACTGCCCTGCCATTCTTCGTCCGATCCGAACGACGCTTCCGATTGCGGAACCTGCCCCGCCATGTCGGCCAAGATCGCCCCCGCGACCGCCGACGTGAGCGCCGCGAAGGTGTTGCTATCGCCATGGCAGTTTGAAGCCGCTTTCGCGCTGCCCGAGATCATGCCGGTCGCGTCACCCGTTTCCGCGATCACCGATGATGATCGCCCCCGCTCGCTCGCCACGCCTTTGCAGATGAAGTGCGCCCTGCTGTTGTAGCCCCCCCTGCGCACGCTCGTTCGTATCCCATTGATTCTGACAATTTGAACCTAAGGGAGTCTTCGTGAACGCACGAACTCTAGTGGCCGCGATTGCCCTGCTGGGCGTCGGTGGCTGTGTGACCATTCCGCGCGAGGCGGGCTTTGGCGACGTCCAGCAACTGCTGGCCGAGCGCGGCGTTGGGCGCGTGCACTGGAACCAAGGCACGGCGGCCGACGCCGACGTCGAACGGCACGTCGCCGATTTGCTTAGTCGCCCGCTCGACGTGAACTACGCCGTGCAGGTGGCGCTGCTGAACAATCTCGCGTTGCAGGCGACGTACGAGGACCTGTCGGTCGCGCAGGCGGACCTCGTCGGCGCGGGTCTGCTGGGCAACCCGATCTTCGACGGTGAACTGAAACTGGCCGACGGTGAAGGACCAGTCATCGAGCTGGCGGTCGTCACCGACTTTCTCGACATCTTCTTCATCCCTGCCCGCAAGCGTTTGGCCGGCCAAGCCTTTGAACTGGCCAAGCTGCGCGTCGCCGGTGAGGTGATGTCGCTGGCCCACCGCACACGGCAGGCGTTCTACACCGCTCAGGCATCGGCCCAGGCGTTGGACCTGCACCGCACCGTGCTGCAGGCCGCTGAGGCCTCGCGCGACTTCGCCAAGCGGCTGCACGATGCCGGCAACATCAACGATCTTGCCTACGCCAGTGAACGCGCCACGTACGAACAGGCCAAACTGAACCTAGCCGACGCCGAGCTGCAAGCGACCGAGGACCGCGAAGCGCTGACCGCGCTGATGGGCCTGCCCGCCCCCACTGCGCAGTTGCAACCGCGTTTGCCGGAACTGCCTGCGAACGAACTGTCGCTGGATGATCTCGAGCAAAAGGCGCTCGAGCGTAACCTCACTGTTGCGCTGGCGCGGCGGCAGATCGAATCGAACGCGCGGGCACTGGGCATCACCCGATCGATGGGCCTGTTCGCCAACGCGGAGATTGAGGCCGGCGTCGCCGCCGAGCGCGAGGGGGATGGCGCCTGGGCGGTGGGACCGGCGGTGTCGCTGCCCATTCCACTGTTCAACCAGGGCCAGCCCGCGGTTGCCACCGCGGCGGCGGAGTTCCGGCGGGCGCGGCACGCGTACGGCGCGATGACGGTCGACATCCGCAGCGCCGTCCGTGCCGCAACCGCCCGCGTGCAGGCGGCGCGCGTGCGAGCTGAGCAGTACCGCAACGTGCTGTTGCCGCTGCGCTCGCAGATCACGCAACAGACGCAGCTTCACTACAACGGCATGTACGTCGGCGCGTTTGATTTGCTTCGCGCCAAGCAGGACGAGGTGACCGCCGGCGCTCAGTACGTGCAAGCGCTGCGCGACTACTGGCTGGCCCGCAGCGCGCTCGAGGCGCTGGTGGATGGCTGGTTTGAAGGCGCATCCACCTCGGCCGCCCGCTCGCTTACTGGAACATCGACGAACCCATCCTCCTCGGAGGCCACCCATGACTAACGCAATCAATCAACACATGCTTTCCCGCCGTCGCCTGATGACCGGCACCGCCGCGGCTTTAGCTACCGGCGCGGTTGTGTCGCCATCGATGTTGATGGCCCAGTCGTCATCACCGCTGCCGATCGCCACCACGGTGTCGGCTGACGAGAAATTTCCTCCGGGCGAACCGGGCAAGGACTACACGCCCGTCCACACGCCCAACGGCGTCACCGCGCCGTTCAAGGTCGTG is a genomic window containing:
- a CDS encoding acetyltransferase, giving the protein MDTLIIGAGGHGKVVLDILRAAGLHRPVGFIDADPSLAGTTIGGLPVLGAPNLLPKLRQQKIRGAIVAIGDNAVRASYAARLLEHGFELINAIHPAAVVSSSATVGRNVVIAAGAVVCAEATLADSVIVNTSATIDHECQVAAGSHICPMAALAGRVRVEAGAFVGMGAKVIQCRTIGMRAIVGAGAVVISDVPAGATVVGVPARVIKTIATTGFAA
- a CDS encoding sulfite exporter TauE/SafE family protein, which gives rise to MTLGLLLVCIAAAMIGITKSGFGSGLGLIVVPIMALALATKDVAGLGPEATLGLMLPLLIVGDIIALTQQRKHVSLILVRKLLPATIVGVAVGGWFLYLAHQHKALAAALINLDIGFESILLVSLHWYRQLTSDRETVYVPKPWHNHLTGAFAGISSTLAHGAGPIIALYLLPQKPPRQTFVGTCAVYFFLLNTIKLSAYVLAGQFTAAPLSMTVRFVPLVLLGGAIGYLLNRRISDRLFSNIVYIGTFVLGWYLLYLGLRDIYAYRYGT
- a CDS encoding phosphoribosylformylglycinamidine synthase subunit PurS; the protein is MIYRIDVRTTPAARGGQAALDPVGESIRQQIREFGAEVGSIDTSRIFLIDTDADRDTVARAASNLLADPVVESADVMTTSNGHDAAKSRIEIHLKPGVMDPVASSTERALRDMGVGQVAVRTGRAYVIDGKVDKAQLNHIASRVLANGVIESVHFDAYVPERFEKGHDYTFKLQHVNIRELTDEGLTKLSREGHLFLSLTEMKAVQDYFRKQNREPTDAELETVAQTWSEHCVHKTLKSAVDVTEVDESGKPVGSRRYGNLIKETIFNSTQELIGKEKNPFCLSVFKDNAGVIAFDDKDAVCFKVETHNHPSAIEPYGGSATGIGGCIRDIMGTGLAAKPVANTDVFCVAYPDAASSTANRRSQIATLPKGVIHPKRVLQQIVAGVRDYGNRMGIPTVNGALYFDDRYLGNPLVFCGCVGLIPRDKITKAARAGDAIVVMGGRTGRDGIHGATFSSAELTDTHADEFSHAVQIGNAITQKKMADVILQARDRGLFSGITDCGAGGLSSAIGEMGEKTGAFVELGKVPLKYAGLRYDEIWISEAQERMVLSVPQEHVKELLEISALEDVETTVIGTFGTDDRQLILDYNGNEVARIAMAFLHDGIPMPTRKATVLRRGMGVSPMLAVKSSNTIGGDNSAEAAAKNKTSSPADMHGRDAHATVKAKLLGTLAHPNVASKHWVIRQYDHEVQGGSAIKPLIGPQQIGPSDAAVVRPKLESMKGVAIGNGMAPAVQDPYQMAIAAIDEAVRNVVCVGADPNRTAILDNFCWPSVDDEKTMGTLVAACEACRDAALAYGIPFISGKDSLHNQFTNSETGEVLRIPNTLLISAIGIVDDVRNAVTMDLKSADATLMLIAPKANAQLADLAHLHRTVAAANAKGYFAAVHDVSDGGVLTAVAEMAIASGLGASVRPEAMGNNPFAEGLGQYVVEASPDSNAALLEHFATADVAITPLGKVTSDATLKAGNGLDVSVAELTKAWRGTLDW
- a CDS encoding mechanosensitive ion channel family protein, with product MFSILAQADPTAPPAADPVAATPAQQVTDSPEFGKLLERLDLDTTITDTPWTGWMILLIAIFLGLLIGKVLHLAARGLAKRSENRGWQLYGTIFASAAGPVYLWVLAAALAIGLAPVSLSDPVRDFAKGVLKLLIIIAIGWFLFEVVAVVDLVLRRFIRHGGSALETQIVPLVRKTLRLFLVVIFILFTAQNVFGADIGAWLAGLGIAGLAVSLAAQDSIKNLFGSLTIFLDKPFAVGERIVFDGHDGNVEEIGFRSTKVRTLQGEFVTIPNARMVDASVKNIGRRPFIQRIAIINLTYDTPPEKMQLALSIVREIVTLPEIAKGFNLEKNPPRAYFDELASASLNLKVYLWYFPGSDWWGYSEMLQQFNFEVLRRFNEAGLEFAFPTQTLYLAGDPNRPLNVGVERSQAEQ
- a CDS encoding sulfite reductase subunit alpha, encoding MSAPLVPDDAPFNEAQRAWLNGFLTAVLAARGPAVAAPSAVAQPAESSNGARSSTPSVAATPAAAPVVQAPAASAETQLESQSGAVAVADDEDEADSGDFPWHDPALEMDDRMSLAEGRKPERQLMAAMAQLDCGSCGYLCQTYAEAIASGVDSDITKCSPGGRETTKKLKELVTTLRIGETTVSVAGRSAERSDVAVNTEFNDGSYNARLLRTLRLNGEGSEKDVRHIEIDLRSTPLTYKVGDALGVTPENCSDAVSDVLDVLGATGAEDVPAHNGGSLTTSLREALLHQRMISKMTPDLIEFLADVATNPQDAGRLLNMLVDETGAPLEGVELIDILQQNPSARPSPAELVDNLPLLRPRLYSISSSPLAHPGQVHLTVGVVRFKNRHERQCKGVASSFLAERVRPGQKIRVHVHASLKFGLPPDLERDIIMVGPGTGIAPFRAFLEERKVLNAPGRNWLFFGDQREQTDFLYKDELLAFQSDGVLSRLDTAFSRDTAKKVYVQHRMRENAAELWNWLESGASFYVCGDAKRMAKDVDLALKQIVAEQGKMPKADAEAYVAQMTKDGRYQRDVY
- a CDS encoding SIS domain-containing protein, whose protein sequence is MPDSLLQANIVALIDSLRATKSLAPQLAIAAEMICEALKDGKKLLTCGNGGSAADAMHMATEFVCRYVDDRRAYPAISLNASGSDLTAIGNDYAFEEIFARGVSAFGLPGDVLVVFTTSGKSRNIEKAMAVAKERGLQTIAFLGRDGGTAKGQADVELLVPGTLSARIQEVHKLLLHTLCELVERELPKD
- a CDS encoding TolC family protein is translated as MNARTLVAAIALLGVGGCVTIPREAGFGDVQQLLAERGVGRVHWNQGTAADADVERHVADLLSRPLDVNYAVQVALLNNLALQATYEDLSVAQADLVGAGLLGNPIFDGELKLADGEGPVIELAVVTDFLDIFFIPARKRLAGQAFELAKLRVAGEVMSLAHRTRQAFYTAQASAQALDLHRTVLQAAEASRDFAKRLHDAGNINDLAYASERATYEQAKLNLADAELQATEDREALTALMGLPAPTAQLQPRLPELPANELSLDDLEQKALERNLTVALARRQIESNARALGITRSMGLFANAEIEAGVAAEREGDGAWAVGPAVSLPIPLFNQGQPAVATAAAEFRRARHAYGAMTVDIRSAVRAATARVQAARVRAEQYRNVLLPLRSQITQQTQLHYNGMYVGAFDLLRAKQDEVTAGAQYVQALRDYWLARSALEALVDGWFEGASTSAARSLTGTSTNPSSSEATHD